From the genome of Malus domestica chromosome 04, GDT2T_hap1, one region includes:
- the LOC103443488 gene encoding phenylacetaldehyde reductase-like isoform X2 → MSGETKVVCVTGASGYVASWLVKLLLQRGYAVKASVRDPNDTNKTEHLLSLDGAKERLHLFKADLLEEGSFDAVVDECVCVFHTASPVQFSAELVEPAVKGTLNVLQSCVKFPAVKRVVMTSSMAAVMSTGKPLTSDVVVDETYYSDPLFCEKIKQWYRLSKTLAEQAAWKFAEENGIDLVTLHPGFTIGPLLRPTLNISIKFFQNLMSVAQVADGPDTLKILQQLYPTLCLPEFGNPSDSKFQVSIEKAKGLGINFLPLEKSIRDTVESLKEKGFLNI, encoded by the exons ATGAGTGGAGAAACGAAGGTTGTGTGTGTAACAGGAGCCTCCGGCTACGTAGCGTCATGGCTTGTGAAGCTCTTACTACAAAGAGGTTATGCTGTCAAAGCTTCTGTTCGTGATCCGA ATGATACAAACAAAACAGAACACTTACTCTCACTAGATGGAGCAAAAGAAAGGCTTCATTTGTTCAAAGCAGATTTACTAGAAGAAGGATCTTTCGACGCTGTAGTTGATgaatgtgtttgtgtttttcatACAGCATCTCCTGTTCAATTTTCG GCTGAATTAGTTGAGCCTGCAGTTAAAGGAACGCTTAATGTTCTACAATCATGCGTGAAATTCCCCGCTGTTAAGAGAGTGGTTATGACATCTTCTATGGCTGCAGTAATGTCGACTGGAAAACCTCTGACCTCTGATGTGGTTGTGGACGAAACATACTATTCGGATCCACTTTTTTGTGAGAAGATCAAG CAATGGTATCGTCTCTCAAAAACTTTAGCTGAGCAGGCCGCCTGGAAATTTGCCGAAGAAAATGGGATTGACTTGGTTACATTACATCCAGGGTTTACGATTGGTCCACTATTACGGCCAACTCTTAATATCTCCATCAAGTTTTTTCAGAATCTCATGAGTG TTGCCCAGGTTGCTGACGGACCCGATACTCTCAAGATTTTGCAACAACTTTACCCCACATTGTGCCTTCCGGAGTTTGGCAATCCTTCTGACTCAAAGTTTCAAGTGTCCatagagaaagcaaaaggtttGGGAATCAATTTCCTTCCTCTGGAAAAGAGTATCAGAGACACTGTTGAAAGCCTCAAGGAGAAGGGCTTCCTCAACATTTGA
- the LOC103443488 gene encoding phenylacetaldehyde reductase-like isoform X1 — MSGETKVVCVTGASGYVASWLVKLLLQRGYAVKASVRDPNDTNKTEHLLSLDGAKERLHLFKADLLEEGSFDAVVDECVCVFHTASPVQFSAELVEPAVKGTLNVLQSCVKFPAVKRVVMTSSMAAVMSTGKPLTSDVVVDETYYSDPLFCEKIKQWYRLSKTLAEQAAWKFAEENGIDLVTLHPGFTIGPLLRPTLNISIKFFQNLMSGIETPFINYPFVDVRDIASAHIQAFEVPSAKGRYCLVAQVADGPDTLKILQQLYPTLCLPEFGNPSDSKFQVSIEKAKGLGINFLPLEKSIRDTVESLKEKGFLNI; from the exons ATGAGTGGAGAAACGAAGGTTGTGTGTGTAACAGGAGCCTCCGGCTACGTAGCGTCATGGCTTGTGAAGCTCTTACTACAAAGAGGTTATGCTGTCAAAGCTTCTGTTCGTGATCCGA ATGATACAAACAAAACAGAACACTTACTCTCACTAGATGGAGCAAAAGAAAGGCTTCATTTGTTCAAAGCAGATTTACTAGAAGAAGGATCTTTCGACGCTGTAGTTGATgaatgtgtttgtgtttttcatACAGCATCTCCTGTTCAATTTTCG GCTGAATTAGTTGAGCCTGCAGTTAAAGGAACGCTTAATGTTCTACAATCATGCGTGAAATTCCCCGCTGTTAAGAGAGTGGTTATGACATCTTCTATGGCTGCAGTAATGTCGACTGGAAAACCTCTGACCTCTGATGTGGTTGTGGACGAAACATACTATTCGGATCCACTTTTTTGTGAGAAGATCAAG CAATGGTATCGTCTCTCAAAAACTTTAGCTGAGCAGGCCGCCTGGAAATTTGCCGAAGAAAATGGGATTGACTTGGTTACATTACATCCAGGGTTTACGATTGGTCCACTATTACGGCCAACTCTTAATATCTCCATCAAGTTTTTTCAGAATCTCATGAGTG GTATCGAAACACCGTTTATAAACTACCCATTTGTAGACGTTAGAGATATTGCCTCTGCTCATATTCAAGCATTTGAAGTTCCTTCAGCTAAAGGTAGATATTGTTTAGTTGCCCAGGTTGCTGACGGACCCGATACTCTCAAGATTTTGCAACAACTTTACCCCACATTGTGCCTTCCGGAGTTTGGCAATCCTTCTGACTCAAAGTTTCAAGTGTCCatagagaaagcaaaaggtttGGGAATCAATTTCCTTCCTCTGGAAAAGAGTATCAGAGACACTGTTGAAAGCCTCAAGGAGAAGGGCTTCCTCAACATTTGA